The Candidatus Poribacteria bacterium genome contains the following window.
GGAACCTCATCAACTGCGGCGGGCTCCAGTGCGACCGGATCGCGCGGATGTGCGGCGTCGATCCCGGCGTGCGGATTATTCCGTTTCGCGGCGAGTACTACGAGCTCGTGCCGGAGCGGCATCATCTCGTCAAGAGCCTCATCTACCCTGTGCCGGACCCCCGGTTCCCGTTCCTGGGCGTGCACTTCACGCGGATGATCCACGGCGGGGTCGAGGCGGGTCCCAACGCCGTCTTGGCGCTCCGGCGCGAGGGATACCGCCGGACGAGCTTCTCCCTGCGGGACGTGTGGAGCGCGGCGTCCTACGGCGGCTTCTGGCGGATGGTCGGGCGCTACGGCAGGTCGGGCATCGGCGAGTTCTACCGGTCGCTGAGCAAGGCGGCGTTCGTGCGGGCGCTGCAGCGGCTCCTGCCGGAGCTTGAGAGATCGGACATCCAGCCGGGCGGGTCGGGCGTGCGGGCGCAGGCGGTCTCGCCGGACGGGCGATTGGTGGACGACTTCCGCATCGTCGAAGCGGAGAGGATGATCCACGTCCTGAACGCGCCGTCACCGGCGGCGACATCGTCGATCAGCATCGGGGGAACCATCGCCGCGATGGCGCGGGAGCGGTTCGGCGGCGTGGTTGCCGGATGAGCCAGTTTGTTGGATGATGGCTCGGCG
Protein-coding sequences here:
- the lhgO gene encoding L-2-hydroxyglutarate oxidase, which codes for NLINCGGLQCDRIARMCGVDPGVRIIPFRGEYYELVPERHHLVKSLIYPVPDPRFPFLGVHFTRMIHGGVEAGPNAVLALRREGYRRTSFSLRDVWSAASYGGFWRMVGRYGRSGIGEFYRSLSKAAFVRALQRLLPELERSDIQPGGSGVRAQAVSPDGRLVDDFRIVEAERMIHVLNAPSPAATSSISIGGTIAAMARERFGGVVAG